A window from Theropithecus gelada isolate Dixy unplaced genomic scaffold, Tgel_1.0 HiC_scaffold_15460, whole genome shotgun sequence encodes these proteins:
- the LOC112616976 gene encoding filaggrin-like — protein SVSQDSDSEGHSEDSERQSESASRNHHGSVREQSRHGSRYPGSHHEDRAGHGHSADSSRQSGTRHTDTSSRGQAVSSHEQARSSPGERHGSRHQQSADSSRHSGTGRGQASSAVSDRGHQGPSGSQFSDSEGHSEHSDTQSVSGHGQAGPHPHSHQESARGRSGERSGRSGSFLYQVSTHEQSESTHGRTGPSSAGRQGSRNEQARDSSRHSASHEVQDTVHGHHGSSRGGRQGSHHEQSVDSSGHSGSHHSHTTSQGRSDASRGESGARSASRQTRHEEQSGDGSRHSGSRHHEASNRADSSRHAQSGQGQSAGFRTSTRRGSSVSQDSDSEGHSE, from the coding sequence agtgttagccaggacagtgaCAGTGAGGGACACTCAGAAGACTCTGAGAGGCAGTCTGAGTCTGCTTCCAGAAACCATCATGGATCTGTTCGGGAGCAGTCAAGACATGGGTCCAGATACCCCGGGTCCCATCACGAAGACAGAGCCGGTCACGGGCACTCTGCAGACAGCTCCAGACAATCAGGCACTCGTCACACAGACACTTCCTCTCGTGGACAGGCTGTGTCATCCCATGAACAGGCACGATCAAGTCCAGGAGAAAGACATGGATCCCGCCACCAGCAGTCAGCAGACAGCTCCAGACACTCAGGAACAGGGCGTGGACAAGCTTCATCTGCAGTCAGCGACCGTGGACACCAGGGACCAAGCGGTAGTCAGTTCAGTGACAGTGAGGGACATTCAGAACACTCAGACACACAGTCAGTGTCAGGCCACGGACAGGCTGGACCCCATCCGCACAGCCACCAAGAGTCTGCACGTGGCCGGTCAGGGGAAAGGTCTGGACGTTCAGGGTCTTTCCTCTACCAGGTGAGCACTCACGAACAGTCTGAGTCCACCCATGGACGGACTGGGCCCAGCAGTGCAGGAAGACAAGGATCCCGCAATGAGCAGGCACGAGACAGCTCCAGGCACTCAGCATCCCATGAGGTTCAGGACACCGTTCATGGACACCATGGGTCAAGCAGAGGAGGAAGACAGGGATCCCACCATGAGCAATCGGTAGACAGCTCTGGACACTCAGGGTCCCATCACAGCCACACCACCTCCCAGGGAAGGTCTGATGCCTCCCGTGGGGAGTCAGGAGCCAGAAGCGCAAGCAGACAAACACGTCACGAGGAACAATCAGGAGATGGATCCAGGCACTCAGGGTCACGTCACCACGAGGCTTCCAATCGGGCCGACAGCTCCAGACACGCACAGTCCGGCCAGGGACAATCAGCGGGGTTCAGGACAAGCACGCGCCGG